A region of the Acidobacteriota bacterium genome:
TCGACCGTCCCGCCAGACAGCAAGGCTGGGTCGTCCACGCCGAGGCTTCTGGCCCGGAACCGTTTGATCTGATCCCGCATCGACGCCGCCTTCTCGAACTCCAGGTTGGCCGCGGCGGTCTTCATCTCCCGCCCCAGTTCCGCGATTCTCGCGTCAATCTGGGCCTGGGTCATGTACGGTTCGCCTCCATCGCCAACGGACGGCACGCCCATGTAGTCGCGTTCGTAGACGCTGGTCAGGCCGCCGTCAATCGCCTTCACAATCGAGGCGGGCGTGATCCCGTGCTCTTCGTTATACGCCTCCTGCAGTTGCCGACGCCGCCCGGTTTCGCTGATGGCGGTCTTCATCGAATCGGTGACCCTGTTGGCGTACATGATGACCCGGCCATGCACGTTGCGCGAGGCACGGCCGGAGGTCTGAATCAGCGATCCGGCTGAACGAAGGAACCCCTCCTTGTCGGCGTCGAGGATGGCCACCAACGACACCTCCGGGAGGTCGAGCCCTTCGCGCAAGAGGTTGATGCCGATCAGCACGTCGAATGCGCCACGCCGCAAGTCGCGAAGAATCTCCACCCGTTCGAGCGTTTCGATGTCTGAATGCAGGTAGCGCACACGAACGCCGAGCTCGTGGTAATACTGGGTCAGGTCCTCCGCCATGCGTTTGGTGAGCGTCGTCACCAGCACCCGTTCGCCCGCGGCGGCGCGCGCTCGGATCTCGGCCAGCAGATCATCCACCTGTCCGCCGACCGGCCTGACCTCGATCGGGGGATCGACCAGGCCCGTGGGACGGATGATCTGCTCGACCACCACGCCACCCGCCTTGCGAAGCTCGTGGGGCCCCGGCGTCGCGGACACAAAGACGACCTGCTGTGCCCGCGCCTCCCATTCGTCAAAGGTCAGCGGGCGGTTGTCGAGCGCCGAGGGCAGCCTGAATCCGTAATTGACGAGCACTTCTTTGCGAGACCGATCCCCGTGATACATGCCTCGAATCTGCGGCACGGTCTGGTGGCTCTCGTCGACGACCACCAGCGCATCTGACGGCAGATAGTCCAGCAGCGTCGGCGGCGGTTCGCCCGGGCGCCGACCGGTCAGGTGGCGCGAGTAGTTCTCGATTCCGTGGCAGTACCCGATCTCGCGCATCATCTCGAGGTCGAACATGGTGCGCTGGTGCAGGCGCTGCGACTCCAGGAGCTTCCCGTCGGCCTGCAGCGTCGCCAGCCGTTCCGTCAGCTCGGCCTTGATGGATTCAACGGCCTGTCGCGTGCGATCGCGCGGCGTGACGAAATGGGTCTTGGGATAGACCGCCAGGCGGTCGAAACGGCGACGGACCTTGCCCGTCAGCGGGTCGAATGACGCGAGCGCGTCGACTTCGTCGCCGAAGAGCTCGATCCGGATGGCCGACTCGTCGTACGACGGAAACACCTCGACGATATCGCCGCGGACGCGGAAGGTGCCGCGCGTGAACTCGTAGTCGTTGCGCTCGTACTGGATCTCGACGAGCTTCCGCAGGATCTCGTCGCGGCCGATGCGCTGGCCGCGCTCGATCGGGAGCAACATGCCGTAGTAGGCCTCCGGCGAACCCAGGCCATAGATGCACGACACGCTGGCCACAATCAGCACGTCCCGGCGCTCCATAAGCGATCGGGTCGCCGAGAGGCGCATCCGGTCGATCTCGTCGTTGGTGGTCGCTTCCTTCTCGATGTACGTATCGGTTGCCGGCATGTACGCTTCCGGCTGGTAGTAGTCGTAGTAGCTGACGAAGTACTCGACGGCATTGTGCGGAAAGAAGCGGCGGAACTCCTGGAACAACTGGGCCGCCAGCGTCTTGTTGTGGACCATCACGAGGGTGGGCCGATTCACCCGCGCCACCACCTGGGCCATGCTGAACGTCTTACCCGATCCCGTCACGCCAAGCAGAACCTGGTACGGATCGCCGCGTCGCAGGCCGGCCTCAAGTTCGTCGATGGCGCGGGCCTGATCGCCCTTCAGTTCGAAGTCGGAGACGAGCGCGAATCGGTCAGTCGAGGATTCCATGCGCCCTTCGACTCAGTTGAGTTCCCCACTACACGGCGTCATCGCTGCCGTGAAACAAGGACCCACAGTTCTGCCACCGTCCTCCACCCGAGTGAGCTCAGGGCTTCGGAGACTCAAGGCGGGGGTGGGACAAACGGTCACGGGCGTCTCCGGTATGGCGCGAAATATCCCTGACGCGATCGCGTCTTGAGATCCGGGCGCGTGATCTTGATCTCGACCTTCCGCCACTTGCCGTCCGTGCGGGCGTTGGTCGACAGGTATCCAACGGTGTACTGCGCCTTGATTTCGGCGAGCACCTTCTCGTACGCCGATTCGATGTCCTTGACCGACGAGGGGAAGAACGCCTGGCCACCGGTGGGTTCCGTCAGCCGCTGAATCCGCGATCGGGCCTCGAACTGGTACGACGATCCCTGATGGTCCAGAAACCCGATCATGTACATCGTCACGTCTGACGCTTTGAGCAGATCGATGACGCCCCCGTAGTTGATCGAGCTTGTGTTGTCGCCGCCGTCGCTGTAGGCGACCAGGATCTTCCGCCCCTCCTGGGATCCTGCGCCGTGAAGATAGACGCCCAGCGCATCGTACAGCGCCGTCATCCCATCCGGTTTTCGAAGGCGAATCCGCTCAATCAGCCGAGCGAAGTCGTTCTGACCATACCGGGCCACTCGCACTTCGGTGTCGAAATCCACCAGCGTGACGTCGACCGCCTCGGACAGGGCGTTCAGGAACTTCACCGCCGCCGTCCGCGACAGCGCGATATCCTCGTCCATGCTGCCGCTCGTGTCGAACAGCAGGCCGAGGTGGAGTTCGGCCGACGCGGTCGATTCCCCGCCGCGCGAGAAGAACTTCAGCTCTTGCCGCTTGCCGTCCTCGTAGACCTCGAAGTCGGGCTCGGCCAAGTCGGTGACCAGCGTGCCGCGCTTGTCAACGACGGTGACGCCGAGGCTTACCAGATCGACATTCGATCTGAATACCTGTGCGCCCGGGCGCCCGGCCGCCGCCAGCACGAGCAGACCAACCGCTGTCACCGCGAGCTTCACGCACGTCCCCACGCTGTCAAGGTCTTGCCCATGCCACATCTTATACCGGGTACGCGCCTCCCCCCTTACCAGCCGCCGACGTATAATTGACAGGTTCTCGTGATAATCCGGTGCGCACCCGTTCGGCAGGACTCGGCAAGATGAAGTGCCTGTCCGTCTGCCACAGCGAACTGGTGATCAGGACACTCGAGCAGGTTCTGCCACCGCAGTTCGATGTTGAATTTCTCGTCGACAGCCGCCCGCTGGCGCGACGGCTCCACGAGGCTGGCGTCGCCATCAGCGCCGGGGATCTTCGCAAGACCGACACCTATCTCAAAGCCGATCTGTCCCCGCACACCTGCGTCATCGTCGAAGACAACGGCCGGCAGAGTCTCAAGCGGGTGCTGCAGGCGATCACCGGCGCGGGTGGCACGCTCATCTATGTGTTGGCGACGCCGATGGGCGGCGCCGACGGAAGCGCGGCGAAGCGCGAAGAACAGCTGCGGGCCCAGTTTCCGGAGCTGGGATTCCTGTCACTCGCCGAACTGGTCGGCGGACCGCTGGTCACCGAAGTCAGCCGCTCGCTGACCCGCGCCCGGGTGCAGCAATACCAGCGCTACTTCAATGACGCGGACCGCATCCTGATCCTGCTCCACAACGATCCCGACCCCGACGCGATGGCCTCAGGGCTGGCGCTGCGCAACGTGCTGCGGCGCACCAAGACGACGGCCATCATCGGGGCGCTCCAGGGCGTGACTCGCCCCGAAAATCAGCGCATGGTCAACCTGCTCGACATCCAGGTCGAGACGCTGACGGAACACTCGGTCAAGGAATTCGAGCGCATCGCGATGGTGGACGTGCAACCCCACTACTTCGGCGGCCTGCTCGACAGAGTCGACCTCGTGATCGACCACCATCCACCGCAAGCCGGATACGGCGCGCTTTTCAAGGACATCCGGCCCAACTACGGCTCGACCAGCACGATCCTGACCGAGCACCTGCGTGCTGTCGACGTGAACATCTCCGAGCGCACGGCGACGGCGATGTTGTACGCCATCAAGTCGGATACGCTGTTTTTCAACCGCCAGGCCAACCGCGTCGATATTGAGGCGTTCTCCTATCTCTACCCGCTGGCGGATGCCGCGATGATTCGGAAGATGGAGGGCGCGGAAATCACGTTCGAACGGCTGGCGTACGTCACGCGTGCCCAGCAGACCGGGCTCGCAGGCGACCAGGTCTTCTCAGCATTCCTCGGGACGATTCCCCGCGAGGATTTCATCCCGTACGTCGCCGACTTCTTCCTCCAGCTTGAGGACGTCAAATGGACGGTGATCTCCGGCATCGTCAACGACACGCTCGTCCTCTCGGTGAGAAATCTCGGCTACACCCGCAACGCGGGTGAGATGGTGCGGAGACTCTTTGGGGATATCGGCAATGCGGGCGGCCATCGGGCAATGGCCAAGGCCGTCGTCCCCCTGCAGGCGTTTGTCGAGCGCCACGGTCAGCTGACGCCCGAACAGATCAACGTCACGATCAGGGAACTCGCCCTGCAGTTTCTCCGCGACCACAATCCGGCTGATAAGAAGAAATAGCAGAACTACGGTGTGACATCGGCCGCGCCCACCACCGGCTCCACGAACTGCCGGTAGGCGTCGGCGTACCCCATATCAATCAGTTCGGTCAGTTGCGCCATCCGGTCGGATCGACCGTCGTACGCCCCGCCAAAATCGAGCGGCCCGACGGGATTGTGTTCCGGTCTGATGAGATGGAGGTTTCTGAACTGGTCCATCCGCGCCGCCAACGCGTCTCTCATCGTCGCGGTATCGCGCGACAGCAGCCACTGGCCGAGCCTGCCGCGCCCGTCGACGCGCGGATCCGTGAGCGCATGCGGCTCGTCCGGTGCCGGCGTCGCCGACACGATGATCACCTGTTCGGCGCCAGCCGCGACCACCTCTTCGAGGAGCCTGATGGTCGCATCCGGGCGATCGCACAGCCGGTGAGTCTCGCCGCACCAGTAGCTCTCGGCCGCGAACGTCACCGGCCAGGGCGGCGTGACGACGGGAAGCGACAGCGCCGCGGCCAGGACATCGACCACGTGGTCACGGTCCGCGCCGGCCAGGTCCAGCGTTTCGTTCGCCCGGTCGGACCATCCCGACGTCCGGCGGCGGCGGCCAAAGAAGGCGGCTCGATGCGGCTCGCCCAGCACGGCCGCGATCAGATCGCGCCTGGCATCGACATCGTGCACGAGCGCGATGACTTCCCTGAATCCCGGCTGGCCGACGTTATCCGAGAGCAGCTCCGAGTACCGGCGTGAGAGCTGCACCGGGTCTGGCTGCGGCACCCTGGCACCACCGGAAATCAGGCGCCACAGCGCCAGGCGCCAATGGTCAATCGCCTCCCGCGCGCTCACAGGGGCGCCAAACGCGCGCCACCAGAAGCGGCCTCGCTCACGGTGGCGCCCGCGCAAACGACCGCGGGCCGCCGCCACGGCCACGACACCCACGCCGATGATGGCCAGGACCAGTGCGATCTGGGCCAGCCAGGACGGCAGGCGGTTCGGCAGGAAGGCCTCGTGCACCAGCGACGCGTATCCGTCAGCCAACGCGTTGCTGGCGTTCAACTGCACCAGGCGCAGCAGAAACGCGAGTGGGTAGACGATGAGGCCCAGCGCCAGCAGGCCGAGGGGAACGGCGAGCAGGCCGGCCACCGCTCCACACAACCACCCAAGCACACGCAGGATGCGCCGCCACGGGTAGAGCCGCCGCACGCCAGCCTCGCGCCAGAATCCATCGGCTTTCCACAGCGGTTCGGCCCCATCAATCGCGGCGAAGCACGCGCCGACGACGCCAACGCCGTGACCGGCGACCAGATCAATGCGGACGCCCGCCTCGCCCAGTGCCTTGAGCACGCCGGCGTGGTACGCCCCGGCCGTTCCGGTGCCCGTCAGCACCAGCGCGGTCCGGGTTTTCGATGAGTAGGGCTCGCGCCCGGCCATCAAGCCTCGTCGTGAACGGTGGTGAGTTTGAGGATCTCGAAGCGACGTTCGCCGGTTGGTGTGGCCACGACGGCCTCGTCGCCCGCCTGCTTGTTGACCAGCGCCTTCCCAATCGGCGAACTGGTTGAAACCAGTCCCTTGGTCGCGTCCGCGTCTTCTGGCATCACAAGTTGATACGTCACGGTCCCGTCGTTGCCGTCCTCGCGCAGGACGACCGTCGACCCGAACCCGGCGCGGTCGTGCGGAAGGCGATCGAAGTTCATCAGCGAAATCTCGGCCATCCGTTTTCGCAGCATGCCCATCCGCGCCTGCACGAACGTCTGGCGCTCCTTGGCGGCCTGGTACTCGGCGTTCTCGCTGAGATCACCCAGTTCACGGGCCCGCTGGATCTCTTTCGGGAGTTCGGTCCGCAGTTCCCGGTCGAGATCCCCGGCTTCGTCTTCGAGACGCTTCAGAATCCGAGCCTTCATGTCGTCTTCTCGACGTGGCCGATCGCTGGTATTTCCCGACATCACGGCTCCCGTCCGCCATCCGCCCTGCCCGGATGGCGCTCCTGCACGATTGGACCCGTGAAGACGGGCCTAAACTTTGAGTGTAGCATATCTGTTATCCTCTTCCTGGGCCGGGGAGCGGCCTGATCCTCACGTGACGTTAGGACCCGGGAGGAAATAGCTATGCCAACACACTTATTTCCTTCCGGGTCCTTAATCCGAAGCCGCCAACATCGGTTCGTCCAACGCTGCCGGGAGCTTGCCAGGGGACACGACCCCGAGAACGGCGAGATTCTGCTCGACGGCGCGCACCTGGTGCAGGAAGCGCTCTCCGCCGGGTTGAGCGGACTCACGGTGGCCGTTCGCCCCGACGTTCGGGAGCAGCCGGACGTCGCGCCGCTTCTGGACCAGTTGATGACGGCGGGGGCCGTCATTCTGGACGCGAGCGCCGAGGTCATCGCCGCCGCCAGTCCCGCACGGACGCCGTCCGGCATCGTCGCAGTTGCGACATTCAAGCTCAAGCCCCTTGGAGAGGTCTTCCGGCGGACACCATCGCTGGTCGTTGCGGCCATCGACGTTCAGGACCCGGGCAATGTCGGCGCCATCGTACGGGCCGCCGAAGCCGCAGGCGCGACCGGTGTCGTCGTCGCGGGTCAGTCGGCCGATCCGCTCGGATGGAAGGCCATCCGCGGATCGATGGGCAGCGTGTTTCGGACGCCTGTTGCCTGCGCCGCGACGATCGAGGCGGTGCTCGACGCGGCACGGGCGCGGGGGCTCCTCATCGTCGCCACGACGCCGTCGGGAGGCCGTGGTCTGTTCGACATGGACCTGACACGGCCCACGCTGGTGCTGGTCGGAGGGGAAGGCGGCGGCTTGCCACCGACGCTGGTTGAAGCGGCCGATGCCCGGATGCGGATTCCGATGGACCCACCCGTCGAATCACTCAACGTGGCGGTCGCCACGGGCGTCATCCTGTTCGAGGCGCGCCGTCAGCGCCTGGCCGCGAGGCGATTGTGACTACCGACGATCTGTTCGACGGCGAACATCCGCCTTCGCAGGCTGGCCGTGCGCCGCTGGCCGACCGGATGCGGCCCCGCTCGTTCGAAGAGTATGTCGGGCAGGACGCGCTGATGGGACCCGGCCGGCCCTTGCGCGAAGCCATCGAACGTGACCTGCTGCAGTCGGTCATTCTGTGGGGCCCGCCGGGCACGGGCAAGACGAGCCTCGCTCGGCTGATTGCCGAATCGACCCAGGCGCACTTCATCGCCTTCTCGGCCGTGCTCGCCGGCATCAAGGAGATCAAGGAGGTGATGGCCGAAGCCGAGCGGGCGCGTCACGCGCGGGGCCGCCGCACCATCCTGTTTATCGACGAGATCCACCGATTCAACAAGGCGCAACAGGACGCGTTCCTGCCGCGCGTCGAAGGCGGCGACATCGTGCTCATCGGCGCGACGACGGAGAATCCGTCTTTCGAGGTGAATGCCCCGCTGCTGTCGCGATCGCAGGTGTTCGTCCTCCAGCCACTGAGCGAATCCGACCTGCTGACGGTGCTGGCGCGGGCGACGAGCGATGCGGAGCGGGGTCTGGGTGCCGACCCGGTTGACGTCGAACCCACGGCCCTCTCTGCCATTGCCCGCTATGCCAATGGCGACGCCAGGGTCGCCCTGAATCTGCTCGAATTCGCGGCCGCATCCGCGCCTGTCGTCAATGGCCGCGGGTTTGTTGACGAGGCGTTTCTGCGATCGTCGGTGGCCCGCCGGGCGCTCATCTACGACAAGGCCGGCGAAGAGCACTACAACCTGATCTCCGCGCTGCACAAGTCCATGCGCAATAGTGATCCGGATGCGGCGGTGTACTGGCTGGCGCGTATGTTGGAGGGTGGCGAGGACCCGTTGTATATCGCGCGCCGGCTCGTGCGGTTCGCGTCGGAAGATGTCGGTAACGCTGATCCGCAGGCGCTCGCCATCACCGTGGCCGCCAAGGACGCGGTCCACTTCATCGGGATGCCGGAGGCCAACACCGCGCTGACTCAGGCCGTCACGTACCTGTCGACGGCGCCAAAGAGCAATGCCGTCTACCGCGCGTACCTCCGCGCCGCCGCAGACGCGCACACCGACCGCGCCGAACCGGTCCCGCTGCATCTGCGGAACGCCCCGACCAAGCTGATGAAAACGCTCGAGTACGGCAAGGGCTACGAGTACGCCCATGACGAGGCCGACGCCGTGACTGGTATGGACTGCCTGCCGCCGAACCTCGCCGGCAGAAAGTACTACGAGCCCACCGACCGCGGATTCGAGAAGGAACTAAAACGACGGCTGGACAGTTGGGCGGAACTCAAGCGCAGACGCCGCCAGTAGCGTCCAGCACCTCGCGCACTTTTGCGCCGAGCGCCTCGGCCGAGAACGGTTTCGGAATGAGCGTCGCCCCTTCCTCCAGAACGCCGTGGTGTGAGATGGCATCGTCGGTGTACCCCGACATATAGAGAACCCTGATGGCGGGCCGAGTCGTCTGCACTCGCCTCACCACGTCGGGTCCAGCCATGCCAGGCATGATCACGTCGGTGAGGATCAGTTGGATCGGCTCCAGGAAGGTGTCGGCGATTCTGAGCGCCTCAGCTCCGCTGGACGCCTCCAGCACCCGGTACCCGGAGCGCTCGAGCAACGTCCGCGCAAGGACACGCACCGCGCCTTCATCTTCGACCAGGAGAATCGTCTCCGAGCCGCGGCCAGGCTCGGGTCTGCGCACCCCGGGGCTCGAATCCGTCAACGCTTCTTCGACAGCCGGGAGAAACACCTGAAAGGTCGTGCCCCCGTCCACCTGGCTCGTGAAGGTCACATGTCCACCACTTTGCCGCACGATACCGTAGACGGTGGACAGCCCGAGCCCGGTTCCCTTGCCCCGTGTCTTGGTCGTAAAGAACGGCTCGAAGATCCTGGCCTGCACGGCCTCTGACATCCCGGTTCCCGTGTCGCTGACGACGAGCATCGCGTGTGGCCCGGCGAGCAGATTCCCGTGCTGCGCGACGTCGGCCTCGCGAATCTCGACGTTCGCCGTCCTGAGTGTCAGCCTGCCTCCGTGCGGCATGGCGTCGCGGGCGTTCACCGCCAGATTGAGCACGACCTGCTGGAGCAGGTTCGGGTCAGCCCTCACTCTCCCGAGGCCAGCCGCGAGCACCGTCGTCAGTTCGATGTCCTCGCCAATCAGACGACGCAGCATCGATTCCACGTCGGCGATGACGGTATTGAGATCGCACACGACGGGAGCCATCACCTGTTTCCTGCTGAAGACCAGCAACCGTCCGGTAAGCTCCGTGGCCCGTTCGGCGGCCTTCCTGACTTCTTCCAGCGGCTCACGGTCAGCGCTCGCCTTGGGCATCGCGTCGAGTGCCAGTTCCGTGAATCCCCTGATCACCTGCAGCAGGTTGTTGAAGTCGTGTGCGATGCCGCCGGCAAGCCGTCCCACGGCTTCCATCTTCTGGGCTTGGCGCAGTTCCGTCTCAAGGTCGATCTGTCTGGCTTCGAGTTCCATCGATTCCAGGCCGAACGAGATGGTCGCACCGAGTTGTTCGAGCAGCTGTGCCTCGACGGGATCGAAAAAACCGGGTTCTGCTGCATACATGCTGAAGGCGCCGAACACGCGTCCTTCGATCATCAGGGGAACCGACGCAGCAGCCAGAAAACCAGATGCCAGGGCTTCTGTCCGCCATGACGCCGAGGACTTCAGTAACTGGATGTCGTTCACCACCACGAGGCGATCGCGGCAGGTCAACGTCCCGCTCGGATTGCCCTCGTCGGGAGGCGGATCAGGCGGTCCCGTCCTGTCGCGAAGATAGCCGATCGCTGGCCCGCTCGCGGCGACCACCTCGAACGGGCCATCAGGTTGGCCTATGACGCCGATCCACGCCAATCGGAAGAGCCCGACCTCCACGGCGATCCGGCACACCTCGGAGAACATCTGCTCGCGACTCCGAACGCGCACGACTGTCTGGCTCGTCTCACTCAGCATCGCGTACAGCCGGTTCAGGCGCAGGATCTGCTGCTCGGCCTTCTTGCGTTCCGTCACGTCTCGAACGACCGCCAGTAACACGGGGTCGCCCCCGACCATCATGCCGCGCGAACTGACTTCGACGGGAAACGTCGTCCCGTCGCTGCGCCGGTGGACCGACTCGAACCGCACGCGGTTGTCCATGGCGCGTTGCGCGCGAGCGGCCAGCCCGGGCTGCGCCTCCGGGGCCACAATGTCCAGGACCGACCGCCCCGTAAGGTCGTCGGGTGCGAATCCGTACGCGACTGCGGCTGCGGCATTGACCTCGAGGAGCGCGAGGTCGTCACCGCGAAAGACGAACATGATGTCGGTGGCATGCTCCGACAGCAGATGGTACCGCTCGATACTGGCCTGTGCCCGCTTCTGCTCCGCCACGACCGCCGCCGTCAGAAGCGACAACAGCACCGCGATACAGACGAAGCTCTGCAGCATCAGCACCTGACCGCTCACGGTTCGGGCATCCGCGACAAACGGGCCAGCGCCGTGGACCGTGCTCCACACCGCGAAGCCCGTCACGATGATCGAGGCAACCGTGGCGACGAACGGACCGGTTCGCAGGGCTGCCCACATCAGCCAGGGAAACACCAGATAGAGCGGCAACCCGGGCCCGGTATGGGGATCGGCAAACGGCTGAAACACCATCACGCTGACCGCTGCCAGCGTGGTGAGCAGCGCACCGATCTCGATACCGCCCATCAGGCCCTTGTCCTTCATGTGGCGCACGCCGTCGCGCCAGGCCAGAATGAGCGGTGCCACCTGGAGCATGCCGACGCCATTCGACATCCACCAGCTGAACCAGGTGGGCCAGAACGGCAGCCCACGGTTGAATGCGGTCACGGCGGCTCCCATCACGGCGGTGATGGCGTTGCTCCCGACAGCCGCCACCAGCACCAGCGCGACGACTTCCTTCAGTCGGCCGAGGGTGACCGGTGTACCGACCGCGCGCACCAGCAGCATCGCGGCCAGGCCCTCTTCGATGATGTCGGCCGTCGAGTACGCGACCGCCACGAGCGAGGGCAAGCCGCCGGCCAGTCCAAGGGCAGCGTTGGTCAGCCACGTGACCGCCAGCCAGAGCGGCCATCTGCGCCTGGGGCTGAGCGTCAAGACCGCCAGGACCAGGCCACTCGCCGGCCAGATGGCAGTGACGCTATTGGGACCGGCCTGAGACAGCTGCGCAAGGGTGACTGCCAGGTAGTAGGCCGCGACAAACAGGCACACGCGGAGGGTCGTCGACTCGGACACACGTCGGCGCGTCGGAGAGAGAACGCGTTCGCCGACAGCATCCATGCGTCGCTCCCTGCATCCCGTGGCCGTCAGAGACGGATCGGCGGATGATATCACCGGGCCGACTGCGGCCCATGACCCGCCATACGGCGGACCAGCACCTTCCTGTTCATCTCACGGTCTTCAACGAACAGGATTGGGAGGGGTTGAACTCAGCGGCTGGCGGGCCGATGCTCGGTCGAGACCCCTGGCGCGGGCGCATCAAGGAGAGAATCGACATCGGACGGTCGCCCATGAGCCGTGAAGCGGCCACCGACAAGGTCGGGCGTGATAAGTCACGCCAATGGATGCCGGCGTTCGCCGGAATGACGAGATCTGCTTTTTCAAATGCGCTGAAAGTTCTTCTCGATCTCGCGGCGTGAGAGCCTGAGCATCACGGGCCGGCCGTGCGGGCACACGGTCGAATAGGCGGTCAGCCGCAACTCCTCGAGGATGTGCAGCATCTTGTCCTGGGTGAGCGGATCGTTCGCCTTCACAGCCGCATGGCACGCCATCGTCGCCGCGATCTGGCGCAGATGCTCGTTGACCGGCACCGACCCTCCCAGACCTTCGAGATCCTGCGCGAGCGCCTGGAGCGATGCGGTACCCTGCTCGCGCCCGAGGATGGCCGGCATCGCCGTCACGCGCACGCTGGTCGGACCGAACTCCTCGACTTCGAACCCGCACTGGTGCAGCTCGACGGCGTGAGACAGGAGCGCGGACCGCGTATCAGGCGGCAGGTCCATGAGAATCGGCGTCAGCAGGCGCTGGCTCTCGAGTGGTCCGTCCGTCAGCCTCGCCATGATGCGTTCGTAGAGCACGCGCTCGTGCGCGACGTGTTGGTCAATGACGGCGACCCCGTCGTCATCAACGGCGATGATGAACGTGTGGCGGAACTGGCCGAGCGGAACGAGCGGCTTGATGGTCACCGCCCCGGGAGCAGCCGGCTGGTCTGGCCCAACGCCCGCCGACTGAAACGTCTGACCGCCCACCGCCGGCAACGTGCCGGTGAGCATCTCGCCCGACGGCTGCCCGGGCACCATCGACGTTCCGGTCCCCCCGGCCGTGGTGCGTTGCAGGTCCGTCATCAGGCTCGGCAGTGACAGGTTGACGGCCTGCACCACGCCGGTCTCCGACGAGAGCCTCAACTCCGGCGTCGGGCCTGAACCCAGCGATTCCTGGACAGCTCGACGCACGATTTCGTGCACCATCGACTGCTGGTGGAAGCGCACCTCGGCTTTGGTCGGATGCACGTTGACATCCACGGACTCGGCGGGCATTTCGATAAACAGGTGCGCCTCTGGGCTCCGCTCTTTCGCGGTTGCCGAGGCATACGCGTCAATCACGGCGTGCGCGATGGTGCGGTCCTTGACGATCCGCTGATTGACGAAGAACTGCTGGGCGCCGCGCGTCGGCCCCTGCTCCGCCAGCGCCGCAATGTAGCCACGGATGCT
Encoded here:
- a CDS encoding RNA methyltransferase, whose amino-acid sequence is MPTHLFPSGSLIRSRQHRFVQRCRELARGHDPENGEILLDGAHLVQEALSAGLSGLTVAVRPDVREQPDVAPLLDQLMTAGAVILDASAEVIAAASPARTPSGIVAVATFKLKPLGEVFRRTPSLVVAAIDVQDPGNVGAIVRAAEAAGATGVVVAGQSADPLGWKAIRGSMGSVFRTPVACAATIEAVLDAARARGLLIVATTPSGGRGLFDMDLTRPTLVLVGGEGGGLPPTLVEAADARMRIPMDPPVESLNVAVATGVILFEARRQRLAARRL
- a CDS encoding VWA domain-containing protein; the protein is MKLAVTAVGLLVLAAAGRPGAQVFRSNVDLVSLGVTVVDKRGTLVTDLAEPDFEVYEDGKRQELKFFSRGGESTASAELHLGLLFDTSGSMDEDIALSRTAAVKFLNALSEAVDVTLVDFDTEVRVARYGQNDFARLIERIRLRKPDGMTALYDALGVYLHGAGSQEGRKILVAYSDGGDNTSSINYGGVIDLLKASDVTMYMIGFLDHQGSSYQFEARSRIQRLTEPTGGQAFFPSSVKDIESAYEKVLAEIKAQYTVGYLSTNARTDGKWRKVEIKITRPDLKTRSRQGYFAPYRRRP
- a CDS encoding transcription elongation factor GreA, with translation MKARILKRLEDEAGDLDRELRTELPKEIQRARELGDLSENAEYQAAKERQTFVQARMGMLRKRMAEISLMNFDRLPHDRAGFGSTVVLREDGNDGTVTYQLVMPEDADATKGLVSTSSPIGKALVNKQAGDEAVVATPTGERRFEILKLTTVHDEA
- the uvrB gene encoding excinuclease ABC subunit UvrB, which translates into the protein MESSTDRFALVSDFELKGDQARAIDELEAGLRRGDPYQVLLGVTGSGKTFSMAQVVARVNRPTLVMVHNKTLAAQLFQEFRRFFPHNAVEYFVSYYDYYQPEAYMPATDTYIEKEATTNDEIDRMRLSATRSLMERRDVLIVASVSCIYGLGSPEAYYGMLLPIERGQRIGRDEILRKLVEIQYERNDYEFTRGTFRVRGDIVEVFPSYDESAIRIELFGDEVDALASFDPLTGKVRRRFDRLAVYPKTHFVTPRDRTRQAVESIKAELTERLATLQADGKLLESQRLHQRTMFDLEMMREIGYCHGIENYSRHLTGRRPGEPPPTLLDYLPSDALVVVDESHQTVPQIRGMYHGDRSRKEVLVNYGFRLPSALDNRPLTFDEWEARAQQVVFVSATPGPHELRKAGGVVVEQIIRPTGLVDPPIEVRPVGGQVDDLLAEIRARAAAGERVLVTTLTKRMAEDLTQYYHELGVRVRYLHSDIETLERVEILRDLRRGAFDVLIGINLLREGLDLPEVSLVAILDADKEGFLRSAGSLIQTSGRASRNVHGRVIMYANRVTDSMKTAISETGRRRQLQEAYNEEHGITPASIVKAIDGGLTSVYERDYMGVPSVGDGGEPYMTQAQIDARIAELGREMKTAAANLEFEKAASMRDQIKRFRARSLGVDDPALLSGGTVDLI
- a CDS encoding DHH family phosphoesterase — protein: MKCLSVCHSELVIRTLEQVLPPQFDVEFLVDSRPLARRLHEAGVAISAGDLRKTDTYLKADLSPHTCVIVEDNGRQSLKRVLQAITGAGGTLIYVLATPMGGADGSAAKREEQLRAQFPELGFLSLAELVGGPLVTEVSRSLTRARVQQYQRYFNDADRILILLHNDPDPDAMASGLALRNVLRRTKTTAIIGALQGVTRPENQRMVNLLDIQVETLTEHSVKEFERIAMVDVQPHYFGGLLDRVDLVIDHHPPQAGYGALFKDIRPNYGSTSTILTEHLRAVDVNISERTATAMLYAIKSDTLFFNRQANRVDIEAFSYLYPLADAAMIRKMEGAEITFERLAYVTRAQQTGLAGDQVFSAFLGTIPREDFIPYVADFFLQLEDVKWTVISGIVNDTLVLSVRNLGYTRNAGEMVRRLFGDIGNAGGHRAMAKAVVPLQAFVERHGQLTPEQINVTIRELALQFLRDHNPADKKK
- a CDS encoding patatin-like phospholipase family protein — translated: MAGREPYSSKTRTALVLTGTGTAGAYHAGVLKALGEAGVRIDLVAGHGVGVVGACFAAIDGAEPLWKADGFWREAGVRRLYPWRRILRVLGWLCGAVAGLLAVPLGLLALGLIVYPLAFLLRLVQLNASNALADGYASLVHEAFLPNRLPSWLAQIALVLAIIGVGVVAVAAARGRLRGRHRERGRFWWRAFGAPVSAREAIDHWRLALWRLISGGARVPQPDPVQLSRRYSELLSDNVGQPGFREVIALVHDVDARRDLIAAVLGEPHRAAFFGRRRRTSGWSDRANETLDLAGADRDHVVDVLAAALSLPVVTPPWPVTFAAESYWCGETHRLCDRPDATIRLLEEVVAAGAEQVIIVSATPAPDEPHALTDPRVDGRGRLGQWLLSRDTATMRDALAARMDQFRNLHLIRPEHNPVGPLDFGGAYDGRSDRMAQLTELIDMGYADAYRQFVEPVVGAADVTP